One genomic window of Coleofasciculus sp. FACHB-1120 includes the following:
- a CDS encoding ATP-binding protein codes for MNLSHYIPRITPFYARNKAAIGLSILIIAGYLGNYFRLSLFFDIDFLFGSIAVWIIVFLYGTGWGTFAGFVSGICTYFIWHHSYTVITFTAEAFFVSLLFHRLRQNIVLLDGIFWLFIGMPLIWLFYAIILHVDTTQALIILLKQPVNGIFNALIASLMLTHLPIHKWLGRPQAVSTLSLQQTVFNLLVAFVFFPTLILIVLDSRRVIDNIKTTANAELKAASIDLVVEMRSWHQQHLKAVQEIARIAASAESNQVETLQPSIEFSRRAFPDFHNIYVVNPEGKAIASSPQQNESGESIIGSNLTVKPYFKEINNTLQPTLSDVLTGQKVILSVPVLRDNRFRGLVIAELDLNGIDELLKSNIDERGLLISLVDRRKSVIASTQPDRVAMQTFDRRKDGEILPIAPMTYQWLPITGSRLVMVRWNNSFFVQETLIDSQLPWTLIAELSATPHVRHIERVHTNSLAILMLISAIALIFATLLSRSLVSPLSKLAQVTTNLPYKLSEQELIDWPNSSVTELDALVRNFKSMAATLNQKFWEIKSTNEMLEERVQERTQKLLIINTELEAEIAERQRTEEKLKAYTLKLEQSNRELQDFAFVASHDLQEPLRKIQAFGDRLKLKYGASLTTEGQDYLERMQKAAQRMQTLINDLLSFSRVTSKAQPFTPVNITNVLQEVLSDLEVHIQKVGAKIEIGDLPTIDADPSQMRQLLQNLISNALKFHREQEAPVVKIWSRLLEKNEPLWTQELPTHPMCQIMVKDNGIGFDEKYLDRIFTVFQRLHGRTEYEGTGVGLAICRKIVERHGGSITAKSILGQGSTFIFTLPVEQSK; via the coding sequence ATGAATTTAAGTCATTATATCCCAAGAATAACACCGTTTTACGCCCGAAACAAAGCCGCTATTGGACTAAGTATTTTAATCATTGCCGGATATTTAGGGAACTATTTCCGTTTGTCATTATTTTTTGATATAGATTTCCTATTTGGCAGCATTGCCGTTTGGATTATAGTATTTTTGTACGGTACAGGTTGGGGTACTTTTGCAGGCTTCGTTTCTGGCATTTGTACTTATTTTATTTGGCATCATTCCTACACGGTAATTACCTTTACCGCTGAAGCATTCTTTGTCAGTTTATTGTTTCATCGTCTACGTCAGAATATCGTGCTGCTAGACGGAATTTTTTGGCTGTTCATCGGGATGCCTCTCATTTGGCTATTTTATGCCATTATCTTGCACGTAGATACTACACAAGCGTTGATTATCTTGTTAAAGCAGCCTGTAAACGGGATTTTCAATGCTTTAATTGCTAGCTTGATGCTGACTCATTTACCGATTCATAAATGGCTAGGTCGTCCTCAAGCAGTTAGCACGCTTTCTTTGCAACAAACTGTATTTAATTTGTTAGTTGCTTTTGTCTTCTTTCCTACTCTAATTCTTATAGTTTTAGACAGCCGCCGGGTAATTGATAACATCAAGACAACAGCTAATGCAGAACTCAAGGCGGCTTCTATAGATTTAGTTGTTGAAATGCGTTCTTGGCATCAGCAACATCTAAAGGCAGTTCAGGAAATCGCTCGGATTGCTGCTTCCGCTGAATCAAACCAAGTGGAAACATTGCAGCCAAGTATAGAATTTTCTAGGCGTGCATTTCCAGATTTCCATAATATTTATGTTGTCAACCCTGAAGGTAAAGCAATTGCATCTTCTCCACAACAGAATGAATCAGGAGAGTCCATTATTGGCTCGAATCTCACTGTTAAACCCTACTTCAAGGAAATCAATAATACTCTGCAACCTACTCTATCAGATGTATTAACCGGACAAAAGGTAATTCTCAGTGTACCCGTACTGAGAGATAATCGCTTCCGTGGCTTAGTCATTGCAGAACTCGATTTGAACGGTATTGACGAACTCCTAAAATCAAATATTGACGAGCGAGGACTACTAATTAGTCTCGTCGATCGCAGAAAATCTGTAATTGCTAGTACTCAGCCTGATCGAGTAGCAATGCAAACATTTGATCGTCGTAAGGATGGCGAAATTCTTCCAATTGCGCCGATGACTTATCAGTGGCTACCGATAACTGGCAGTCGGCTTGTCATGGTGCGTTGGAACAATTCGTTCTTTGTGCAAGAGACCCTAATCGATAGCCAACTTCCTTGGACTCTCATTGCAGAATTATCTGCGACACCACACGTCCGCCATATAGAGCGCGTTCATACGAATAGTTTAGCGATTTTGATGCTAATTTCAGCGATCGCGCTCATTTTTGCAACCCTTCTAAGCCGCAGCTTAGTTAGCCCTCTCTCAAAACTAGCGCAAGTGACGACAAACCTGCCTTACAAACTTTCAGAGCAAGAATTAATCGATTGGCCAAACAGTTCGGTGACAGAACTGGACGCTCTAGTTCGCAACTTTAAGTCAATGGCGGCGACACTTAATCAAAAGTTTTGGGAAATCAAAAGCACCAACGAAATGCTTGAAGAACGGGTGCAAGAACGTACTCAAAAATTATTAATCATTAATACAGAACTTGAAGCTGAAATTGCCGAACGACAGCGAACAGAGGAAAAGTTAAAAGCTTATACCCTCAAATTGGAACAAAGCAACCGGGAATTGCAAGACTTTGCCTTCGTCGCTTCCCACGACTTGCAGGAACCATTGCGGAAAATTCAAGCCTTTGGCGATCGCCTTAAACTTAAATACGGTGCATCCCTCACGACTGAGGGGCAAGACTACCTGGAGCGAATGCAAAAAGCAGCGCAACGGATGCAAACTCTGATTAATGACCTCCTCTCCTTCTCGCGAGTGACAAGCAAAGCTCAGCCTTTTACTCCTGTCAATATCACCAACGTGCTACAAGAGGTCTTGTCTGATTTGGAGGTGCATATCCAGAAGGTAGGCGCAAAAATAGAAATTGGCGATTTGCCAACGATTGATGCCGATCCGTCGCAGATGCGGCAATTATTACAAAATTTGATTAGCAATGCGCTGAAATTCCACCGTGAGCAAGAAGCACCAGTCGTCAAGATTTGGAGTCGCTTGTTAGAGAAGAACGAGCCGCTTTGGACACAAGAATTACCAACTCATCCGATGTGTCAAATTATGGTAAAAGATAATGGAATTGGTTTTGATGAGAAGTATCTGGATCGGATCTTCACAGTTTTCCAACGCCTACACGGTCGTACCGAGTATGAAGGAACTGGAGTTGGCTTAGCAATTTGCCGTAAAATAGTCGAGCGTCATGGTGGTAGCATCACCGCAAAAAGCATCTTAGGGCAAGGATCGACATTCATTTTTACACTACCTGTTGAACAATCTAAATAA
- a CDS encoding response regulator, whose protein sequence is MADDDEDDRLLAKDALEECRLANDLHFVIDGEDLMDYLYHRGKYTQLIKSPRPGLILLDLNMPKKDGREALQEIKADPDLRPIPVVVLTTSKAEEDVYRTYDLGANSYIAKPVTFESLVSVMKTLGKYWFEIVELPLNEIGK, encoded by the coding sequence ATGGCTGATGATGATGAAGACGATCGGCTGCTAGCAAAGGATGCATTAGAAGAATGCCGACTCGCTAACGATCTGCACTTTGTTATTGATGGTGAGGATCTGATGGATTATCTTTACCATCGGGGTAAGTATACTCAGTTAATAAAGTCGCCCCGCCCAGGTTTAATCTTGCTGGATCTGAATATGCCTAAAAAGGATGGGCGAGAGGCTCTCCAAGAAATTAAAGCCGATCCCGACCTGCGCCCCATTCCAGTTGTTGTGCTGACGACATCAAAGGCTGAGGAAGATGTTTATCGCACTTACGATTTAGGTGCAAACTCTTATATTGCTAAGCCAGTTACATTTGAATCCCTCGTTTCCGTGATGAAAACTTTAGGAAAATATTGGTTTGAAATTGTTGAGTTGCCACTAAATGAAATAGGGAAATAA
- a CDS encoding Ycf34 family protein, with protein sequence MCICVNCQYVDRCTTYHAVETQHQVPHLTEDPDFEATEPTINVNIRTEGEMIEMEWDVVGCLSFKRETGKWARLRPGELVPT encoded by the coding sequence ATGTGTATTTGTGTTAACTGCCAATACGTAGACCGCTGCACCACCTATCATGCGGTAGAAACGCAGCATCAGGTGCCTCACCTAACTGAAGACCCCGATTTTGAAGCTACTGAACCCACCATCAATGTCAATATCCGCACCGAGGGGGAAATGATTGAGATGGAGTGGGATGTTGTGGGTTGTCTCAGCTTTAAGCGGGAAACCGGCAAATGGGCGCGGTTGCGTCCCGGCGAGTTAGTGCCAACCTGA
- a CDS encoding CCA tRNA nucleotidyltransferase yields MHLNTDTSTLSPETWPFSLELLPEPAYMVGGAVRDALLGRRREYRDLDFVLLGDAVKTARKIASRYKVGFVLLDAQRQIARVVFEQATVDIAQAEGSNLEIDLQRRDYTMNAIAYNPHTGELIDPLNGYADLQQGIIRMVSPKNLQDDPLRLLRAYRQAAQLNFTIESDTQSAIRQLAPLLGQVSAERVQAEFAYLLNTSEGTPWIIAAVEDGLLQTWFPSASSPQPLPKPPLQPEGTIANLQPLPKPPLQPEGRIERLMNPPLSPLPVNGEGVWGRGSKNLSTILPAVERSAVVLGETWHELASFLSSLVGDTLKTSWLGIAKLATLLSPVAEAAEAELLNLKYSRAEIRAITTALKLLPQLQSSQMSLGAQYLFFREAGQVFPVILVLALADGVSVAELTPLINRYLTPDDPVAHPAPFVTGKDLIQTFNLPSGPQVGQFLTAIGIARAEGKISTPAEAIKLVSQLLNEG; encoded by the coding sequence ATGCACTTAAACACAGACACCTCTACCCTATCGCCAGAAACTTGGCCTTTTAGCCTAGAATTGCTCCCGGAACCCGCTTATATGGTGGGGGGTGCTGTGCGAGATGCTTTGCTGGGACGCCGCCGCGAGTACCGGGATCTAGATTTTGTTTTACTTGGGGATGCGGTAAAAACAGCGCGGAAGATTGCCAGTCGCTACAAAGTGGGGTTTGTGTTGTTAGATGCCCAGCGACAGATTGCCAGAGTCGTATTTGAGCAGGCAACCGTTGATATTGCACAAGCCGAAGGGTCAAATCTGGAAATCGATTTGCAGCGGCGCGACTATACAATGAATGCGATCGCATACAATCCCCACACTGGCGAACTCATCGATCCCCTTAATGGCTATGCAGATTTGCAACAGGGCATCATTCGGATGGTTTCCCCCAAAAATCTCCAAGATGACCCTTTACGGCTATTAAGAGCCTACCGCCAAGCCGCCCAACTAAATTTTACGATTGAGTCCGATACCCAATCAGCGATTCGACAACTTGCGCCTTTGCTGGGGCAAGTATCAGCAGAACGAGTGCAAGCAGAGTTTGCCTATCTCCTGAATACTTCTGAAGGCACTCCTTGGATAATTGCTGCCGTTGAGGATGGTTTACTCCAAACTTGGTTTCCCAGTGCCTCAAGTCCCCAACCTCTCCCGAAGCCTCCCCTGCAACCGGAGGGAACAATCGCGAACCTCCAGCCTCTCCCGAAGCCTCCCCTGCAACCGGAAGGAAGAATTGAGAGGTTAATGAACCCACCTCTTAGCCCCCTCCCCGTCAACGGGGAGGGGGTTTGGGGGAGAGGTTCCAAAAATCTTTCTACAATCTTGCCAGCGGTTGAACGTTCAGCGGTAGTGCTGGGAGAAACATGGCATGAATTAGCAAGCTTTTTATCTAGCTTGGTAGGCGATACCTTAAAAACTTCTTGGTTAGGAATTGCCAAACTAGCGACTCTTTTATCACCCGTAGCGGAAGCTGCTGAAGCTGAATTATTGAATTTAAAATACAGCCGCGCTGAAATTCGCGCCATCACCACTGCACTCAAATTGCTGCCGCAGCTGCAATCATCTCAGATGTCTTTAGGAGCGCAGTATTTGTTTTTTCGGGAAGCCGGACAGGTTTTCCCAGTCATCCTCGTTCTGGCTTTAGCAGATGGGGTATCCGTCGCAGAATTGACACCTCTCATCAACCGCTATCTTACTCCTGACGACCCAGTTGCTCATCCCGCGCCCTTTGTCACCGGCAAAGATTTAATCCAAACTTTCAATCTCCCATCTGGGCCACAAGTTGGTCAATTTCTCACCGCGATTGGAATCGCACGGGCTGAAGGTAAAATCTCTACCCCCGCAGAAGCCATAAAATTAGTTTCTCAATTACTTAACGAGGGGTAA
- a CDS encoding orange carotenoid protein N-terminal domain-containing protein produces MTSSTTYTIESAQGIFPGTQIANAVPATTEAFDKLSVDDQLALLWFAYTEMGVSITRAATGAARMILAEGLLAQIKQMPSAAQTQVMQDIANRADTPISRSYSSFSVNTKLGFWYELGELMAQGIVAPIPSGYKMTPEAAAVLETIKKLDPGQQITVLRNTVINMGFDPALNDYAKPEDPYVTPTALASRPKISIDGISEPTVLNYIQNMNAFDFEAAVSLFAEKGALQPPFQKPIVGREAIFAYMCEECQGLKMMPQKGVSERIEDGYTQHKVTGKVETPWFGASVGMNIAWRFLLDPQGKIFFVAVDLLASPKELLNLTRQ; encoded by the coding sequence ATGACTTCATCCACGACTTATACGATTGAGTCCGCACAGGGCATTTTCCCTGGAACTCAGATTGCTAATGCGGTTCCAGCTACCACGGAAGCGTTCGATAAGCTCAGCGTTGACGATCAACTGGCATTACTCTGGTTTGCCTACACCGAAATGGGTGTTTCAATTACTCGCGCCGCCACAGGAGCCGCCCGCATGATACTAGCGGAAGGTTTACTAGCCCAAATTAAGCAGATGCCATCTGCCGCCCAAACGCAAGTGATGCAGGATATTGCTAACCGTGCCGACACTCCCATCAGCCGTTCCTATTCTTCTTTCAGCGTCAATACCAAGCTAGGTTTTTGGTATGAGTTAGGAGAGTTGATGGCACAGGGCATCGTTGCTCCCATCCCTTCTGGCTATAAAATGACGCCTGAAGCCGCGGCAGTGCTGGAAACCATCAAGAAACTCGATCCGGGTCAGCAAATCACAGTTTTGCGGAATACCGTCATCAACATGGGATTTGATCCGGCTCTCAACGATTACGCAAAACCCGAAGATCCCTATGTAACACCCACCGCCCTAGCTTCCCGTCCGAAGATCAGTATTGATGGCATCAGTGAACCTACAGTGCTGAATTATATTCAAAACATGAACGCATTTGACTTTGAGGCAGCTGTGTCTTTATTTGCGGAAAAGGGAGCATTGCAACCGCCCTTCCAGAAGCCAATTGTCGGTCGTGAAGCGATTTTTGCATATATGTGCGAAGAATGCCAGGGACTCAAGATGATGCCACAGAAAGGCGTCTCTGAGCGCATAGAAGATGGCTATACTCAACATAAAGTCACAGGCAAAGTAGAAACTCCTTGGTTCGGTGCCAGCGTTGGTATGAACATTGCATGGCGGTTCTTACTAGATCCCCAAGGCAAAATTTTCTTCGTGGCGGTTGACTTACTAGCATCGCCCAAAGAACTCCTAAACCTTACTCGTCAGTAG